The Podarcis raffonei isolate rPodRaf1 chromosome 2, rPodRaf1.pri, whole genome shotgun sequence genome window below encodes:
- the LOC128403690 gene encoding serine/arginine repetitive matrix protein 1-like, with product MANHLLHDMGVTGWFITPWSPYEVGDDDDKVQNWKWAATTFPLLPRPRRCNKQQPLLQPGNLQRTSPGILTSASQLPHPRPAACLSRRGLRKKPANHRRPCRCRAPAPLDRPLTYGTRASSPPPPTQPPRIAGRWEPRGLSPPPRRSRLGPVLSDPPPARHRALRLPSPFPPDSSPDGTGRCAQLEEEEEKRQRGQQQQPPPPEEVGSSAAVSICTYGQGREREARVEDRIAPKSLGPSAPPEGFRRLPP from the exons ATGGCCAATCATTTGCTCCACGACATGGGGGTAACCGGCTGGTTTATCACCCCATG GTCACCATACGAGGTGGGGGACGACGACGACAAAGTACAGAATTGGAAGTGG GCAGCCACGACTTTCCCGCTGCTCCCCCGGCCTAGACGCTGCAACAAGCAACAGCCTCTCCTGCAGCCAGGGAATCTGCAAAGGACATCTCCAGGGATCTTAA CCTCCGCCTCCCAGCTGCCTCATCCCCGGCCAGCCGCCTGCCTCTCCCGGCGAGGATTGCGAAAGAAGCCCGCGAATCACCGCCGGCCTTGCAGGTGCAGAGCGCCCGCCCCGCTCGACCGCCCGCTTACCTACGGCACCCGAGCCTCCTCTCCGCCGCCGCCGACTCAGCCACCTCGCATAGCCGGGCGCTGGGAGCCCCGCGGGCTCAGTCCTCCTCCTCGGAGGTCCCGGCTCGGGCCCGTCCTCTCGGATCCGCCTCCTGCTCGCCACCGCGCGCTTCGGCTTCCCAGCCCCTTCCCCCCAGACAGCTCCCCCGATGGAACCGGCCGCTGTGCTCAgctcgaggaggaggaggagaagcggcagcgagggcagcagcagcagcctcccccTCCCGAGGAAGTGGGCTCGTCCGCAGCGGTCTCCATCTGCACCTACgggcaagggagagagagagaagctcggGTAGAAGACCGTATTGCTCCTAAAAGCCTCGGTCCCTCGGCGCCTCCGGAGGGCTTCCGACGGCTGCCCCCGTAA